Proteins encoded in a region of the Photobacterium profundum SS9 genome:
- a CDS encoding phosphoglucomutase/phosphomannomutase family protein produces MIQFGTGGWRAFIGEEFTRENVRLVAQALANIMHNENVIDNGFVIGYDRRFLSDKAAAWFAEVLAGNGITVSFIDKYVPTPVVMFESKEIGATYSACITASHNPADYNGIKIFIEGGRDADEIITQKIEQQVQGLTNSDVKHIDFDEALNAQTIKIINPMNAFVDSIINFIDIEAIKKANLRVLIDPMFGVAKNALQTVLISGRCDVDVIHDDQNPSFGGLMPSPNAATLYRLKHLVAHEGYDIGIGTDGDADRLGIIDEKGNFIHPNEVLLLLYYYMLEYKGWKGSVVRNIATTHLLDKIAAAHDEKCFEVPVGFKHISSQMEADDSLIGGESSGGLTIRGHIKGKDGVFASSLLVEMISVTNKKLSEMLDEIYSKYGYAYTAEDDCIFKISDRERLYNKIYIDKELPEFNYDIEKISYADGAKVYFKNGGWALARFSGTEPLLRLFVEMEDKIKAKAVLLQLKEFLKV; encoded by the coding sequence ATGATTCAGTTTGGAACAGGTGGCTGGCGCGCCTTCATTGGTGAAGAGTTTACTCGTGAAAATGTTCGATTAGTTGCCCAGGCTCTTGCCAATATCATGCATAACGAGAATGTTATAGATAATGGTTTTGTGATTGGTTACGACCGTCGATTTTTATCAGACAAAGCCGCCGCATGGTTTGCAGAAGTGCTCGCTGGTAATGGCATTACTGTCAGTTTTATAGACAAATATGTCCCTACTCCTGTCGTAATGTTCGAATCAAAAGAGATAGGTGCAACATATTCAGCTTGTATCACGGCTTCTCACAACCCTGCTGATTACAACGGCATTAAGATCTTCATTGAAGGTGGCCGTGATGCGGATGAAATTATTACGCAAAAAATTGAACAACAAGTTCAAGGGCTAACGAATAGTGATGTTAAACACATAGATTTTGATGAGGCACTGAACGCACAAACAATCAAAATCATTAATCCTATGAATGCCTTTGTCGACTCAATCATTAACTTTATTGATATCGAAGCGATTAAGAAAGCTAACTTGCGTGTATTGATTGACCCTATGTTTGGTGTCGCTAAAAATGCATTACAAACAGTGTTAATTTCAGGTCGCTGCGACGTTGATGTTATCCATGATGATCAAAATCCGTCTTTTGGTGGCTTAATGCCATCACCAAATGCAGCAACACTATATCGTCTAAAGCACCTAGTTGCTCACGAGGGTTATGACATTGGGATTGGAACTGATGGTGATGCTGATCGCCTCGGAATCATAGATGAAAAAGGTAACTTCATTCATCCCAACGAAGTACTTCTATTACTTTACTACTACATGTTGGAATACAAAGGCTGGAAAGGCTCTGTTGTACGTAACATAGCAACCACACATCTACTAGATAAAATAGCAGCAGCCCATGATGAAAAATGTTTTGAAGTGCCTGTCGGTTTTAAACATATTAGCTCACAGATGGAAGCCGATGACTCTTTAATTGGCGGAGAGAGTTCTGGTGGTTTGACTATTCGCGGGCATATCAAAGGAAAAGATGGTGTTTTTGCATCTAGTTTATTGGTCGAAATGATCAGTGTAACTAACAAAAAACTCTCTGAAATGCTTGATGAAATCTACAGTAAATATGGTTATGCCTACACCGCAGAAGATGACTGTATATTTAAAATATCAGATCGCGAACGCTTATATAACAAAATATATATTGATAAAGAGTTACCTGAATTCAATTACGATATAGAAAAAATCAGCTATGCCGATGGCGCTAAAGTGTATTTTAAAAATGGTGGCTGGGCATTAGCGCGCTTTTCTGGCACAGAGCCTTTACTGCGTTTATTCGTTGAAATGGAAGATAAAATTAAAGCAAAGGCAGTACTTCTACAGCTGAAAGAGTTCTTAAAAGTATAA
- a CDS encoding 6-phospho-beta-glucosidase, producing the protein MIKSPLKLAIIGGGSSYTPELVEGVLKRLERLPVKEIHFVDIESGQEKLNIIKALAQRMVDKVGANITLTASFDRRAAIKDADFVMTQFRVGGLQARASDERIPLKYNVIGQETTGPGGFAKALRTIPVILDICKDIEELAPNAWMLNFTNPAGLVTEAVLKYTKVKTIGLCNVPVSMKMMIAEMMDCSPNDLSLEFAGLNHLVWAHRAWLEGKDITAEVLEKVGDGANFSMTNIFEEPWDPTFLKALGAIPCPYHRYFYQTDAMLAEEKETALSGGTRAEQVMETEQELFMLYKDVNLDRKPEQLEKRGGAYYSDASLDLVDAIYNDLKTINVVNVRNNGTIATLPDDAVIECSAVVGSWGARPLSVGQLSPAVRGLIHQVKAYEQLTVEAAVHGDYEKGLMALVNNPLVPDIKRAKAILDDILRVNRDYLPQFNH; encoded by the coding sequence ATGATTAAATCGCCGCTAAAGCTCGCCATTATCGGAGGGGGGAGTAGTTATACTCCAGAATTGGTTGAAGGTGTTCTAAAAAGGCTAGAGCGTTTACCTGTAAAAGAGATCCATTTTGTTGATATTGAATCTGGTCAGGAAAAACTCAATATTATTAAAGCGCTTGCTCAAAGGATGGTGGACAAAGTAGGAGCCAATATTACACTGACCGCCTCATTTGACCGTCGCGCTGCGATTAAAGATGCTGACTTTGTTATGACCCAGTTTCGCGTTGGCGGGCTGCAAGCGCGAGCGAGTGACGAGCGTATACCCCTTAAGTATAATGTTATAGGGCAAGAAACAACGGGCCCTGGCGGTTTTGCAAAAGCACTCCGTACTATTCCCGTGATCCTCGATATTTGCAAAGACATTGAAGAGTTAGCCCCTAATGCTTGGATGCTGAATTTTACCAATCCTGCTGGCTTAGTAACAGAAGCGGTACTGAAGTATACCAAGGTGAAAACCATTGGGCTTTGTAATGTTCCTGTATCGATGAAAATGATGATTGCAGAGATGATGGATTGCTCCCCGAATGATTTGTCTTTGGAGTTCGCAGGGCTTAATCATTTGGTTTGGGCACATAGGGCTTGGCTTGAAGGGAAAGATATCACAGCCGAAGTATTGGAAAAGGTGGGTGATGGGGCGAACTTCAGTATGACAAATATCTTTGAAGAGCCGTGGGACCCTACTTTTTTGAAAGCATTGGGGGCGATTCCTTGTCCATATCATCGCTACTTTTATCAAACGGATGCCATGCTTGCAGAAGAAAAAGAGACGGCATTAAGTGGTGGGACGCGAGCTGAACAGGTTATGGAAACAGAGCAAGAACTCTTTATGTTATATAAAGATGTGAATCTTGACCGTAAACCAGAACAGCTTGAAAAACGTGGGGGTGCTTACTACTCCGATGCGTCCCTTGATCTAGTTGATGCTATTTATAACGATCTTAAGACGATAAATGTTGTTAATGTTCGCAATAACGGCACCATAGCAACGTTACCTGATGATGCAGTGATTGAGTGCAGCGCGGTCGTTGGAAGTTGGGGAGCTCGTCCACTCTCTGTTGGTCAGCTAAGCCCTGCGGTGAGAGGTTTAATTCATCAGGTCAAAGCCTATGAGCAACTGACGGTTGAGGCTGCTGTCCATGGGGATTATGAGAAAGGGTTAATGGCATTGGTAAACAATCCCTTAGTGCCAGACATTAAGCGAGCCAAAGCAATTTTGGATGACATATTGCGAGTCAATCGGGATTATCTGCCTCAATTTAATCATTAA
- a CDS encoding GH36-type glycosyl hydrolase domain-containing protein — MKYGYFDNDNREYVITRPDVPAPWTNYLGTEKFCTVISHNAGGYSFYNSPEYNRVTKFRPNASFDRPGHYVYLRDDETGDYWSISWQPVAKSLDEASYEIRHGLSYSKFKCEYNGITASKTLFVPKGEDAEVWDVVIKNDSDKPRTISAFSFVEFSFSHIESDNQNHQMSLYSAGTSYEDGVIECDLYYNTNEFEGFYYLASTFDPDSYDGQRDSFLGLYRDESNPIAVEQGKCSNTAQTCYNHCGSLHKQFVIQPGEEVRFVYILGLGKGNGAKLRAKYQNLENVDAAFAGIKAHWDERCAKFQVKSPNEGLDTMLNTWTLYQAETCVVWSRFASFIEVGGRTGLGYRDTAQDAMAVPHSNPEMTKKRLIDLLRGQVKAGYGLHLFDPDWFDPEKANIEPSKSPTVVPTPSDEDKIHGIEDTCSDDHLWLVPTICRYVMETGETDFFNEIIPFADGGEATVYDHMKAALDFTAEHVGRTGIAKGLRADWNDCLNLGGGESSMVAFLHYWAITEFIDLAKFLGKDEDIARYADMAGGVQNACEKHLWDEDGGWYIRGITKHGDKVGTNEQTEGKVHLESNTWAVVSGAVTQERGEKAMNAVDEYLYSDYGLHLNAPSFATPNDDIGFVTRVYQGVKENGAIFSHPNPWAWVAEAKLGRGDQAMKFYDALNPYNQNDMIEKRITEPYSYVQFIMGRDHQDHGRANHPWLTGTSGWAYIAATNFILGVRLSFDGLIIDPCIPTDWPGFDVTRQWRGATYNINVVNPNHVSKGITSITLNGETVDGAIAPQAEGTINTVTVVMG, encoded by the coding sequence ATGAAATACGGTTATTTTGATAATGACAACAGAGAGTACGTTATCACTCGTCCAGATGTGCCAGCACCATGGACTAACTATCTTGGTACTGAGAAATTCTGTACTGTAATTTCACATAATGCAGGTGGTTACTCATTTTACAATTCACCTGAATACAATCGCGTAACCAAATTTCGTCCAAATGCATCATTTGATCGCCCTGGTCACTATGTATATCTCCGTGATGATGAAACGGGAGATTACTGGTCAATTTCTTGGCAGCCAGTGGCTAAAAGTCTTGATGAAGCAAGCTACGAAATTCGTCATGGTTTGTCTTACTCAAAATTCAAATGTGAATACAACGGTATTACAGCGTCAAAAACTCTTTTCGTCCCAAAAGGTGAAGATGCTGAAGTATGGGATGTTGTCATCAAAAATGACAGTGACAAACCGCGAACAATCAGCGCATTTTCATTTGTTGAGTTTTCATTCAGTCACATAGAGTCTGATAACCAAAACCACCAGATGAGCCTATATTCTGCAGGCACGTCTTATGAAGATGGTGTCATCGAGTGCGATCTTTACTATAACACCAATGAATTTGAAGGCTTTTACTACCTAGCTTCAACGTTTGATCCTGATAGCTACGATGGTCAACGTGACTCATTCCTTGGGTTATACCGTGACGAATCAAACCCTATCGCAGTGGAGCAAGGTAAGTGTTCGAATACCGCCCAAACTTGTTATAACCATTGTGGTTCTTTACATAAACAATTTGTCATTCAACCCGGTGAAGAAGTACGTTTTGTTTATATCTTAGGTTTAGGTAAAGGCAATGGCGCTAAACTGCGCGCTAAATACCAAAACTTAGAAAATGTTGATGCTGCATTTGCTGGTATCAAAGCGCATTGGGATGAGCGCTGCGCAAAGTTCCAAGTAAAATCGCCAAACGAAGGTCTAGATACCATGTTAAACACCTGGACCTTATACCAGGCTGAAACATGTGTGGTGTGGTCGCGCTTTGCTTCCTTTATTGAAGTAGGCGGGCGTACAGGTCTTGGTTATCGAGATACAGCACAAGATGCAATGGCAGTACCTCACTCCAACCCTGAGATGACAAAGAAACGCCTTATCGATCTTCTTCGAGGGCAAGTAAAAGCAGGTTATGGTCTCCACCTATTTGATCCTGATTGGTTTGATCCAGAAAAAGCTAATATTGAACCATCCAAATCCCCAACCGTCGTTCCAACACCAAGCGACGAAGATAAGATCCATGGTATCGAAGACACCTGTTCTGACGATCACTTATGGTTAGTACCGACTATCTGTCGTTACGTTATGGAAACTGGCGAAACTGATTTCTTTAATGAAATCATTCCTTTTGCCGATGGTGGTGAAGCAACCGTTTATGACCACATGAAAGCGGCACTTGATTTCACAGCTGAACATGTAGGACGAACAGGTATTGCTAAAGGATTACGAGCAGATTGGAATGATTGCTTAAATCTTGGTGGCGGTGAATCATCAATGGTTGCCTTCCTTCATTATTGGGCAATTACAGAGTTTATCGACCTCGCTAAATTTTTAGGTAAAGACGAAGACATTGCACGTTATGCTGATATGGCTGGCGGTGTACAAAATGCCTGTGAAAAGCACCTGTGGGACGAAGACGGTGGTTGGTACATTCGTGGTATCACTAAACACGGCGACAAAGTAGGTACTAACGAACAAACCGAAGGAAAAGTGCATTTAGAGTCTAATACTTGGGCTGTGGTATCGGGTGCTGTTACTCAAGAGCGCGGCGAGAAAGCAATGAATGCGGTCGATGAGTACCTTTACTCTGACTATGGCCTTCACTTAAATGCTCCTTCTTTTGCCACACCGAATGATGACATTGGCTTTGTCACCCGCGTTTATCAAGGTGTAAAAGAAAATGGTGCAATCTTCTCTCATCCGAACCCATGGGCTTGGGTCGCTGAAGCGAAGCTTGGTCGCGGTGATCAAGCGATGAAATTCTACGATGCACTTAACCCATATAACCAAAATGACATGATTGAAAAGCGTATAACGGAACCTTACTCCTACGTTCAATTCATTATGGGACGCGATCACCAAGATCATGGTCGTGCAAACCACCCATGGTTAACTGGTACTTCTGGTTGGGCTTATATTGCCGCCACAAACTTTATTCTCGGTGTCCGTTTAAGCTTTGACGGTCTAATCATCGATCCATGTATTCCAACTGACTGGCCCGGTTTTGACGTTACGCGTCAATGGCGAGGAGCGACTTACAACATCAATGTTGTAAATCCAAACCATGTTAGCAAAGGCATTACTTCTATTACGCTAAACGGTGAAACAGTTGATGGGGCAATTGCACCTCAGGCTGAAGGCACTATTAATACTGTAACAGTGGTAATGGGTTAA
- the chbG gene encoding chitin disaccharide deacetylase: MHVIFNADDFGLTPGVNLGTIAASQSGVVRSTTLMVDMAAEKQAVELVSSATSLNVGLHLRFTTGAALTASNTLTRENGQFLGQDDFWQNNTFAAQQIADEVTAQVEHFLALGLSLSHIDSHHHAHTHPQILPIVTELARYYKVPLRGGSFDGDPSRDYRYIFSNEFYGDEVSLDNILGIIDKYHHQCDVLEIMCHPAFIDQPLLEASAYSLLRAKELAILTDAGLSQRLEAKDIEVCDFSIFSK; encoded by the coding sequence ATGCATGTGATTTTCAATGCGGATGATTTTGGTTTAACCCCCGGTGTTAACTTAGGGACTATTGCGGCCAGCCAGTCAGGCGTTGTACGTTCAACCACACTCATGGTAGACATGGCGGCAGAGAAACAGGCTGTTGAGTTGGTATCCTCAGCCACTTCTCTTAATGTTGGTTTGCATTTGCGGTTTACTACCGGTGCGGCGCTTACTGCCAGCAATACCCTCACAAGAGAAAATGGTCAATTTTTGGGGCAGGATGACTTTTGGCAAAATAATACTTTTGCTGCTCAGCAGATTGCTGATGAAGTTACGGCGCAAGTTGAGCATTTTTTGGCATTAGGATTGAGCCTAAGCCATATTGATAGTCACCATCATGCGCATACTCACCCTCAGATACTACCGATTGTCACAGAGCTGGCTCGATATTATAAAGTGCCTTTAAGGGGGGGTAGTTTTGATGGCGATCCTTCTCGCGATTATCGATATATATTTAGTAATGAGTTTTATGGTGATGAAGTGAGCCTCGATAACATTTTGGGGATTATTGATAAATATCATCATCAGTGTGATGTGTTAGAAATAATGTGTCATCCGGCATTTATTGACCAGCCATTATTAGAGGCTAGTGCTTACAGTTTGTTAAGAGCCAAAGAGTTGGCGATTTTGACTGACGCAGGCTTGTCTCAACGCCTAGAAGCGAAGGATATCGAAGTCTGCGATTTTTCTATTTTCTCTAAATAA
- a CDS encoding IS630 family transposase (programmed frameshift) has protein sequence MDSLNNIDFKSLASKQTSIQMKMRFLALAHFQDGHSRTQIAKYLKVSRTSVNKWIQVFLEEGLDGLKEKPRTGRPSFLSHQERQLLAKYIEENAAKPDGGRLTGHDIHNYITQTFGKAYHPDYIYILLKKMGFSWITSRSKHPKQCDKIQDDFKKIFKMKTILKIPGHIGLESVDVWLQDEALFDQQNTTTRVWAKTGTRPRVIKQQQFEYAYLFGSVCPSRGIGEAIVVPWSNKDAMKLHLQQVSSATEKGRHAVVIMDGAGWHTEDTAHSFHNISIIKLPPYSPELNSIEQVWSWMRQHHLANQAFKDYDEIFDKVCSAWNSFLSDTKRVTRMCARSWISLTS, from the exons ATGGATAGCCTTAATAATATCGACTTTAAATCCCTTGCTAGCAAACAAACATCTATCCAGATGAAAATGCGCTTTTTAGCACTGGCTCACTTCCAAGATGGCCATTCACGCACTCAAATTGCTAAGTACCTAAAGGTAAGCCGTACCAGTGTAAACAAATGGATTCAGGTTTTTCTTGAAGAGGGACTCGACGGACTAAAGGAAAAACCTCGTACTGGCCGTCCTTCTTTTCTCTCTCATCAAGAAAGGCAACTGCTCGCCAAGTACATTGAAGAAAACGCGGCTAAACCTGATGGTGGCAGACTCACAGGTCATGATATTCATAACTACATCACGCAGACATTTGGCAAAGCATACCACCCAGACTACATTTATATATTGCTCAAAAAAATGGGTTTTTCATGGATAACCTCCCGCTCAAAGCACCCTAAGCAGTGCGATAAAATCCAAGACGATTTTAAAAAAAT ATTTAAAATGAAAACTATCCTCAAGATCCCAGGTCACATAGGGCTTGAGAGTGTTGATGTTTGGCTTCAAGATGAAGCACTATTCGACCAACAGAACACCACAACAAGGGTTTGGGCAAAGACAGGAACGCGTCCGCGCGTCATCAAACAGCAGCAGTTTGAATATGCGTATCTCTTTGGTTCTGTTTGTCCTAGCCGAGGCATTGGAGAAGCCATCGTTGTTCCTTGGAGCAATAAAGATGCGATGAAACTGCATCTTCAGCAAGTATCAAGTGCGACAGAAAAAGGCAGGCATGCCGTTGTGATAATGGATGGTGCAGGATGGCATACCGAAGATACGGCACATAGTTTTCATAATATCAGTATCATAAAGCTTCCTCCCTATTCACCAGAGCTCAATTCAATAGAACAAGTTTGGAGTTGGATGAGGCAACACCATTTAGCGAACCAAGCTTTTAAAGATTATGATGAGATTTTTGATAAGGTGTGCAGTGCTTGGAATAGCTTTCTTAGTGACACGAAAAGAGTAACGAGGATGTGCGCAAGAAGCTGGATTAGCCTGACCAGTTAA
- a CDS encoding IS110-like element ISPpr8 family transposase, translated as MNSLTIGLDTAKSVFHAVEKNSRGRVLSKAKLTRAKLFTYFANKPPCTVALEACGASHYWCRVISAYGHKAVMIAPQYVASHRKGNKNDFNDANAIADVAQRDDIRTVPYKSIEQQDIQLLHRVRERLVRQRTALGNQTRGLLSEYGIVLRQGLAHLRKELPFILEESNNELTELACRQFFLLHEELLVLDEKVKQADNEIQRVALSHPISQRLMTMSGVGPIISTILLVALGKGEHFRNGRHFSAWCGLVPKQHSTGDKARLLGISKRGNTYIRTQLINGARSALRNASNKNDQVSRWAASLAERIGFNKACVALANKMARFAWAMVHNGQNYQLKP; from the coding sequence ATGAATAGTTTAACGATTGGTTTAGATACTGCAAAGTCTGTCTTTCATGCCGTTGAAAAAAACAGTAGAGGGCGTGTACTGAGCAAAGCCAAACTAACACGAGCTAAGTTATTTACTTATTTTGCGAATAAACCACCCTGTACAGTTGCTTTAGAAGCTTGCGGAGCCAGCCATTATTGGTGTCGAGTAATCTCAGCCTATGGTCATAAGGCTGTCATGATTGCTCCCCAGTATGTTGCAAGTCATCGTAAAGGCAATAAAAATGATTTTAACGACGCGAATGCTATTGCGGATGTTGCCCAACGGGATGATATAAGGACAGTTCCGTACAAAAGTATTGAACAGCAAGATATTCAATTACTGCATAGAGTAAGGGAACGGCTTGTAAGGCAGAGAACAGCTTTAGGTAATCAGACTCGAGGATTATTATCAGAATATGGCATTGTTCTTCGCCAAGGGTTAGCCCATCTTCGCAAAGAATTACCGTTTATTCTGGAAGAGAGTAATAATGAGCTTACTGAGTTAGCCTGCCGCCAGTTCTTTTTATTACATGAAGAGCTCCTTGTTTTAGATGAGAAGGTAAAGCAAGCCGATAATGAAATACAGCGAGTTGCACTTTCACACCCTATATCACAGCGGTTAATGACAATGTCAGGTGTTGGACCGATTATCTCTACAATACTTTTGGTTGCGCTAGGTAAAGGTGAGCACTTCCGAAATGGTCGCCACTTTTCCGCTTGGTGTGGTTTAGTTCCTAAGCAACATTCTACCGGAGATAAGGCGCGTTTATTAGGGATAAGTAAGCGAGGTAATACTTACATTCGAACTCAATTGATCAATGGCGCTAGAAGTGCATTGAGAAATGCGAGTAATAAAAATGATCAAGTTAGCCGTTGGGCAGCGAGCCTGGCAGAGCGAATAGGTTTTAACAAAGCCTGTGTTGCTTTGGCGAATAAAATGGCAAGATTCGCTTGGGCGATGGTACATAATGGACAAAATTATCAGCTAAAACCTTAA
- a CDS encoding tellurite resistance TerB family protein — MKSLFDQLINQASSYMEKSSSSSSSSSSSKADLVKGVATGGLVGALVGNKKSRKLVGKYGKNVAVIGGTAAIGTVAYQAYKKWFQDQTETTTASVDPILTELAPLKTDQEILMKAMIFAAKADGHIDIDEKAAITQWLQQNGITHDVEALIARWLDEPLNPHVIANAVDGLEQASEVYLISLLVIDVDHFLERAYLDALAEALALPPVLIERIEEQVTLS; from the coding sequence ATGAAAAGCCTATTTGATCAACTTATTAATCAAGCCAGCAGTTATATGGAGAAAAGTTCTTCCTCCTCCTCTTCGTCTTCTTCTAGTAAAGCTGACCTTGTAAAAGGAGTGGCGACAGGGGGGCTTGTCGGTGCATTAGTCGGAAATAAGAAAAGTCGCAAGCTGGTGGGTAAATATGGCAAGAACGTTGCTGTGATTGGTGGCACTGCTGCCATTGGTACCGTGGCGTATCAGGCATATAAAAAGTGGTTTCAAGATCAGACTGAAACAACGACAGCGTCGGTGGATCCGATATTGACTGAATTAGCACCATTAAAGACGGATCAAGAAATATTGATGAAAGCCATGATCTTTGCTGCCAAAGCTGATGGTCATATTGATATTGATGAAAAGGCAGCGATTACTCAGTGGCTACAACAAAATGGGATAACACACGATGTAGAAGCATTGATTGCACGTTGGTTGGATGAACCATTAAACCCTCATGTGATTGCAAATGCAGTTGATGGGCTTGAGCAAGCGTCGGAAGTTTACCTTATCTCATTGCTGGTTATTGATGTAGACCATTTCCTAGAGCGGGCTTATTTGGATGCGTTGGCGGAGGCATTGGCATTACCGCCTGTATTAATAGAACGTATCGAAGAGCAAGTTACACTTTCCTAG
- a CDS encoding IS4-like element ISPpr4 family transposase translates to MTMTLFEQHQLPCILESRLSKRYQTLIMEHMTVNSSNAPGVKSLRHHTQSWASTQATWRFYHNEDVTFPMLSGPMLGLARSGVKESQSRYVLMAHDWCHINFAKHHSKLDKTKMSHALDVGYELQASLLVDANTGAPIAPAGLNLLTSNGIYQCRSQELQPKQSHLDSLFDSIHWQEQLDLDKPLVHVVDREADSAKDLRRLGSVHWLTRTKKGSTFRHEGQFKTAEIISRTISPDLKGVISLRGKEGYLFVGETTVELHRKSEKLASAAPTCRFVMSLVTDDEGKELARWYLLSNVLDVDATEIATWYCHRWNIESWFKLLKSDGHQLEKWQQTTAESILKRLITASVATTLIFKLYSDSSDEANEFKGFLVKLSGRLTKRTKPVTQPSLLAGLWVFLQMCEVLDTYTMDEINAMRQIASSFFAQSV, encoded by the coding sequence TTGACGATGACTCTTTTTGAACAACATCAATTACCCTGTATCCTTGAATCAAGATTATCTAAGCGTTATCAGACCCTTATAATGGAACACATGACAGTTAATTCTAGCAATGCACCAGGTGTAAAATCTCTTCGCCACCACACACAATCATGGGCATCGACACAAGCAACATGGCGTTTTTATCATAATGAGGATGTGACTTTTCCTATGCTAAGTGGCCCGATGCTGGGTCTTGCTCGTTCTGGTGTGAAAGAAAGTCAAAGTCGATATGTATTAATGGCTCATGATTGGTGCCATATCAATTTCGCTAAACATCATAGTAAGTTAGATAAAACTAAGATGTCACACGCTCTCGATGTTGGCTACGAACTGCAAGCGTCTTTATTGGTAGACGCAAATACTGGCGCACCCATTGCTCCAGCAGGTCTTAACTTACTGACAAGCAACGGTATTTATCAATGCCGAAGCCAAGAGTTACAACCCAAGCAAAGTCACCTAGATTCACTCTTTGACAGCATTCATTGGCAAGAACAATTAGATTTAGACAAGCCCCTGGTGCATGTTGTTGATAGAGAAGCAGATTCAGCGAAAGACTTAAGACGTTTAGGCTCAGTTCACTGGCTAACTCGAACTAAAAAAGGCTCAACGTTCCGTCACGAAGGTCAGTTTAAAACGGCTGAAATCATCAGTCGAACAATCTCCCCAGACTTGAAAGGTGTTATTTCTCTTCGAGGTAAAGAGGGCTATTTGTTTGTTGGTGAAACGACTGTTGAGTTACACCGGAAATCAGAAAAGCTCGCGTCAGCGGCGCCCACCTGTCGCTTTGTTATGAGCCTGGTCACGGATGATGAAGGTAAAGAGCTAGCAAGATGGTATCTGCTGTCTAACGTGTTGGATGTTGATGCAACAGAGATTGCAACGTGGTATTGCCATCGCTGGAATATTGAATCTTGGTTTAAGTTATTGAAGTCAGATGGTCATCAGTTAGAAAAATGGCAGCAAACTACTGCGGAGTCAATATTAAAGCGTCTGATCACAGCCAGTGTTGCAACGACGTTGATATTTAAGCTTTATTCGGACAGCTCGGATGAAGCTAATGAATTTAAAGGTTTTTTGGTTAAGCTGAGTGGTCGTTTAACTAAGCGAACAAAGCCTGTCACTCAGCCATCACTGCTTGCGGGACTATGGGTTTTCCTACAAATGTGTGAAGTACTAGATACCTACACCATGGATGAGATAAACGCGATGAGGCAAATAGCCAGTTCGTTTTTTGCTCAATCTGTGTAG